A part of Candidatus Babeliaceae bacterium genomic DNA contains:
- a CDS encoding ATP-binding protein: protein MCKFINSFLISLMVLSIYAEEKSNNIDKQLDRLDHILSKIPDDKIFEILSAYETSIRDARILEEKRKLVDAILLASGESIENDTDNKDAQFFVPKEPGALSDEDRELPIQERISKRYIGDIPKQVEDLIFYFSNHDECLQNNIKIYNRLLLHGKPGTGKSHLFKILAHALQLPYLSFSASFFADKYIGESSRRIRRAFEAAKKLDRPVLIFIDEIDAIAIKRTDNMHNEHRAVLITLLTELQDLQDNKNIFVIAATNDMKALDPAIKDRFAGSVCEIKDLTVAQRAQLFKKVFADNGVEIDEKLAHRLAYVTKVRNRFETDESLSETKSRGFSNRDIEYIVATALLKRFSDNKKNPDNPKHICAYIRQAIDATGKKGLFSTRWFQSYSDGI, encoded by the coding sequence ATGTGTAAATTTATTAATAGCTTTTTAATATCTCTGATGGTTTTGTCCATTTATGCTGAAGAAAAAAGTAATAACATTGATAAGCAACTTGATCGACTAGATCATATTTTATCAAAAATTCCAGATGATAAAATATTTGAGATTTTAAGCGCTTATGAAACGAGTATACGTGATGCACGTATACTCGAAGAAAAGCGTAAGTTGGTTGATGCCATTCTTCTTGCATCTGGCGAATCAATAGAAAATGACACTGATAATAAAGATGCTCAATTTTTTGTTCCCAAAGAACCAGGTGCGCTTTCTGATGAAGATAGGGAATTGCCTATACAAGAAAGAATCTCTAAGCGGTATATTGGTGATATTCCTAAACAAGTAGAAGATCTTATCTTTTATTTTAGTAACCATGATGAGTGCTTGCAGAATAATATTAAGATTTATAATCGACTATTATTGCATGGAAAGCCAGGTACGGGGAAATCGCATCTGTTTAAGATATTGGCGCATGCATTGCAATTGCCATATCTTTCATTTTCGGCGTCTTTTTTTGCGGATAAATATATTGGCGAGTCTTCACGAAGAATTCGTAGGGCATTTGAAGCTGCAAAAAAACTTGATAGACCCGTTCTTATTTTTATAGATGAAATTGATGCCATTGCTATTAAAAGAACTGACAATATGCACAATGAGCATAGAGCTGTTTTAATAACGTTATTAACAGAATTGCAAGATTTACAAGATAACAAAAATATCTTTGTAATAGCAGCAACAAATGATATGAAGGCTCTTGACCCAGCTATAAAAGACAGATTTGCTGGGTCTGTTTGCGAAATTAAAGATTTGACTGTTGCGCAACGAGCTCAATTATTTAAAAAAGTTTTCGCAGATAATGGCGTAGAAATTGATGAAAAATTGGCCCATAGGTTAGCTTATGTGACCAAGGTAAGAAATCGTTTTGAGACTGATGAATCCTTGTCTGAAACTAAATCTCGTGGCTTTTCTAATAGAGATATTGAATATATTGTCGCAACTGCATTACTAAAACGGTTTTCTGATAATAAGAAAAACCCAGACAATCCTAAGCATATTTGTGCGTATATACGCCAAGCAATAGATGCAACGGGTAAAAAGGGCTTATTTTCCACAAGATGGTTTCAATCTTATTCTGACGGCATTTGA
- a CDS encoding ATP-binding protein yields MFKINNYWYALSLLLLPLNSNAMFGRFSKKSMKSTFLIGGSAGVSVGYALQKSNSIFAEDKKDDIFKKRAEVAERVLNSVTPQQLAEIVGAYDRYKHEERMLAEKRRIIEILVGTEDPSPDNGTQVPSKDSNDKEGHLFEPIEPEPLTEDEKKLTAKERISNKFMGDIPPQVNDVIDYFSNHDDCVKNNISIDNRLLMYGAPGVGKSYLVEVLARELQVTSFLFNAPIFRDKYIGESSRKIRKAFDTAQKLNKPVFIFIDEVDGIATKRKDSTHDEQRATLITLMTELQKLQKNKNIFIFAATNDIKALDSAVTSRFPGSIIEMKPLTIAYREKLIKKAFKDHGAIIDDQFAHRLADVTGTKIKLDEGAIVDPQPEVKNGIIDFTGAANANKRTKNSYSYLYVFSNREIEHIVTTSLFKKHIDCKQNNKCNQHLCAYVRKTIDESGKPGNFADKQNTKYCEGI; encoded by the coding sequence ATGTTTAAAATTAATAATTATTGGTATGCATTAAGTCTGTTATTACTACCTCTAAATTCTAACGCCATGTTCGGAAGATTTTCCAAGAAGTCGATGAAGTCAACTTTTCTGATTGGCGGCTCAGCAGGTGTAAGCGTTGGTTATGCTTTGCAAAAAAGCAATTCTATTTTTGCTGAAGATAAAAAAGATGATATTTTTAAAAAACGCGCTGAAGTGGCAGAGAGGGTGTTAAATTCGGTTACCCCACAGCAGTTGGCAGAAATAGTTGGTGCTTATGATCGGTATAAGCATGAAGAACGTATGCTTGCGGAAAAGCGAAGAATAATTGAAATTCTTGTGGGCACTGAAGATCCATCACCAGATAATGGTACTCAAGTTCCATCAAAAGATAGCAATGATAAAGAAGGTCATCTTTTTGAACCAATAGAGCCAGAGCCGCTTACTGAAGACGAGAAAAAATTAACGGCTAAAGAAAGAATCTCTAATAAATTTATGGGGGATATTCCACCTCAAGTTAATGATGTTATTGATTATTTTAGTAATCATGATGATTGTGTTAAAAACAATATAAGTATCGACAACAGATTATTAATGTATGGAGCGCCGGGGGTTGGCAAATCGTACCTCGTTGAAGTGCTTGCGCGCGAATTACAAGTAACATCATTTTTATTTAATGCACCAATTTTTAGAGATAAATATATAGGTGAATCTTCTCGTAAAATTCGAAAAGCTTTTGACACCGCTCAGAAACTTAATAAGCCAGTATTCATTTTTATTGATGAAGTAGATGGTATTGCTACTAAAAGAAAAGATAGTACTCATGATGAGCAAAGAGCAACATTAATAACATTAATGACTGAATTACAAAAGCTTCAAAAAAATAAAAATATATTTATTTTTGCTGCCACTAACGATATTAAAGCACTTGATTCTGCAGTTACCAGTAGATTTCCTGGTTCTATAATTGAGATGAAGCCACTTACAATTGCCTATAGAGAAAAATTAATTAAAAAAGCCTTTAAAGATCATGGGGCAATTATTGATGATCAATTTGCACATCGATTAGCAGACGTAACAGGCACAAAAATAAAATTAGATGAAGGCGCTATAGTTGATCCTCAACCAGAGGTGAAAAATGGAATCATTGATTTTACGGGTGCTGCGAATGCAAACAAGCGAACGAAAAATAGTTATAGTTATCTCTATGTATTTTCGAACCGTGAGATTGAACACATTGTTACTACTTCATTATTCAAGAAACATATAGATTGTAAGCAAAATAATAAATGCAATCAGCATCTTTGTGCTTATGTAAGAAAAACAATAGATGAATCTGGAAAACCAGGTAATTTTGCCGATAAGCAAAATACAAAATATTGTGAAGGTATTTAG
- a CDS encoding ribosomal protein L7/L12 encodes MTILILLLLFCTFLITTLLGEFFLTKEKNKNEHIQKLYSDAQEKCVIKLVSVGPDKIKIIKALRECTDWDITITKNKVEAPLPAVLIVDMPIALAEELRTKLEKLATIIEIHKY; translated from the coding sequence ATGACTATTCTAATACTGCTCTTACTATTCTGCACATTCTTAATAACCACACTTCTCGGCGAGTTTTTTTTAACTAAAGAAAAGAACAAGAACGAACACATACAAAAATTATACAGCGATGCTCAAGAAAAATGCGTGATTAAGCTTGTTTCGGTAGGTCCAGACAAAATTAAGATTATTAAAGCTTTAAGAGAATGCACTGATTGGGACATAACAATAACCAAAAATAAAGTTGAAGCACCACTGCCTGCCGTTCTTATAGTTGATATGCCGATAGCGCTAGCAGAAGAATTAAGAACCAAGCTAGAAAAACTAGCTACTATTATTGAGATTCATAAGTATTAA
- a CDS encoding ERF family protein, which translates to MDQFQSSDVNHIMLALMELHKEFGVVVSKDRKGHKGTYASLPCILESIHKMCSKHGLILTQASRIIDGKIALESILRHPKSGQWISCQSLLTPNTEVQSCDQAWGGSSTYHRRYDAMMLLGIFSEDDPTDHDGNIENNKDQKNSSLINEKQYALLLAKIQGNKELERKILATLKLNKLSDIPWKEFNKVLQYVENAKTI; encoded by the coding sequence ATGGATCAATTTCAATCATCAGACGTAAACCACATTATGCTCGCCCTTATGGAGCTTCATAAAGAATTTGGTGTTGTTGTCAGCAAAGACCGCAAGGGGCATAAAGGCACCTACGCGTCACTCCCATGCATTCTGGAGTCAATTCATAAAATGTGCTCCAAGCACGGTCTTATTTTAACGCAAGCATCACGCATTATTGATGGAAAAATTGCGCTGGAAAGTATCTTAAGGCATCCAAAAAGCGGCCAATGGATCTCATGCCAGTCACTTCTTACCCCAAACACTGAAGTGCAAAGTTGCGATCAGGCATGGGGAGGCTCAAGCACCTATCATCGACGCTATGATGCCATGATGCTTTTGGGTATATTCTCAGAAGATGATCCTACCGATCATGACGGAAATATCGAAAATAACAAAGACCAGAAAAATAGCTCTCTTATAAATGAAAAACAGTATGCATTATTACTGGCAAAAATACAGGGAAATAAAGAACTGGAAAGAAAAATTCTCGCTACGCTCAAGCTCAACAAACTCTCCGACATCCCTTGGAAAGAATTTAATAAAGTTTTGCAATACGTAGAAAACGCCAAAACAATTTAA
- a CDS encoding ankyrin repeat domain-containing protein, whose protein sequence is MKKLLYFACLMPYFACAMSLKDACLRDDVLRVQALLKSDKNILHSKNDKDGFSPIHYAAGECSLKVLRLLLDIQPDVINEPDIRGNIPFIHLFLGIFSWRERVANQKKLDHYMKFAVEMRIVQKLGPTVKEQEQINMQQFENYKKAIDLFISKKANLTIANSYGKKWIDIPGLDPELSAYAHRQIQLLESAHDKISLQ, encoded by the coding sequence ATGAAAAAATTATTGTATTTTGCATGCTTAATGCCTTATTTTGCATGTGCTATGTCTCTTAAAGATGCTTGTTTGCGGGATGATGTTCTTAGAGTACAAGCTCTATTAAAAAGCGATAAAAATATATTACATAGCAAAAACGATAAAGATGGTTTTTCACCCATTCATTATGCCGCGGGCGAGTGCTCCTTAAAAGTTTTACGACTATTGCTTGATATACAACCTGATGTAATAAATGAACCCGATATTCGCGGCAACATCCCCTTTATACATCTCTTTTTGGGAATATTTAGTTGGAGGGAACGCGTTGCAAATCAAAAAAAATTAGATCACTATATGAAATTTGCTGTAGAAATGCGCATTGTGCAAAAACTAGGGCCAACTGTTAAAGAACAAGAACAGATAAACATGCAACAATTTGAAAACTATAAAAAAGCAATAGATTTATTTATCTCAAAAAAAGCAAATTTAACTATAGCCAACAGTTATGGGAAAAAGTGGATCGATATCCCGGGCTTAGATCCAGAATTATCAGCCTATGCTCACCGACAAATACAATTATTAGAAAGTGCACATGATAAAATTTCTTTGCAATAA
- a CDS encoding nucleoside triphosphate pyrophosphohydrolase: MIKFLCNKLGRDKGLESFKAEGITPKYKLLSGNELREALKHKLIEESYEIRDADDCQEVIAELADVLEVVDGLCKAYGISAKDIEKVKEKKYQERGGFATGLYIETLEMENDNPKVQHFRASPDKYPEV; the protein is encoded by the coding sequence ATGATAAAATTTCTTTGCAATAAACTCGGCCGAGATAAAGGACTAGAAAGCTTTAAAGCGGAAGGCATTACACCAAAATATAAACTACTCAGCGGAAATGAATTGCGTGAAGCCTTAAAGCATAAGCTCATCGAAGAATCTTATGAAATACGCGATGCTGATGACTGCCAAGAAGTTATTGCCGAATTAGCAGACGTGCTAGAAGTAGTTGATGGGCTGTGCAAAGCATATGGCATTTCGGCCAAAGACATTGAAAAAGTAAAAGAAAAAAAGTATCAAGAGCGCGGGGGCTTTGCAACAGGACTCTATATTGAAACGCTAGAAATGGAAAACGACAATCCTAAAGTACAACACTTTCGCGCATCCCCCGATAAATACCCAGAAGTCTAA